In Uranotaenia lowii strain MFRU-FL chromosome 2, ASM2978415v1, whole genome shotgun sequence, one genomic interval encodes:
- the LOC129746990 gene encoding proton-associated sugar transporter A-like, which yields MSDEMDPPVKRESSYQHHISDKVIMEHMLRERFEHAKKQEKDYSHLFRPKRAWELVRLALYQLSVEFCYAAETGFASPIILSNGLSHTFMTMIWAFSPVLGFLFAPVVAAFSDQIRLSWGRRRPVLIALALAVCTGLCILPHGKTLGILLGDDDVPVEEMSGFRWGIVLTTIGLVLTDFDIETSSGIGRAYYMDMCIIDDHPRVLTTAMIVGGIGGTAGYTLGAIDWSQNSFGTAMGSNEAAVFLCVVIVMLIGVLVTVTSYREVSLPQMEKDALLRPITQSMFEEEKKRQLAIYSVSGVVLEPRKSVDGYSITVDEKEEPSISCGNFFKNLIHMPKSLAILYLTQFLSMFGYLSYCMYFTDFVGSAVFEGDVTAPTGSPGLILYEEGVRFGCWGMAVFTGSCALYSLMIEKLIKYFSARYVYVGGILVYSIGMLLMAVFRTKWMVLACGPTVGIMYATIYSIPFLAISQYHAKNSFAIKDGKYAESNQKRGFGTDVSMLSSMLFLAQLILALGIGSVIDAIGDTTVIIYTASLFSFFAAISATQVLLMDL from the exons ACCCAAACGCGCCTGGGAGCTGGTTCGCCTGGCGTTGTACCAGCTAAGTGTGGAGTTTTGTTACGCTGCCGAGACCGGATTTGCGTCCCCGATCATCCTGAGCAATGGGCTGAGCCACACCTTCATGACAATGATCTGGGCCTTTTCGCCGGTGTTGGGCTTTCTGTTTGCCCCGGTAGTGGCAGCTTTTAGCGATCAAATCCGGCTCAGTTGGGGCCGTCGAAGGCCCGTTCTGATAGCTTTGGCATTGGCCGTTTGTACTGGGTTGTGCATTTTGCCGCACGGAAAAACGCTCGGTATCCTGTTGGGTGATGACGATGTTCCGGTGGAGGAAATGTCTGGATTCCGATGGGGAATTGTGCTAACCACTATCGGGTTGGTGCTGACTGATTTCGATATCGAAACGAGCAGTGGAATTGGAAGGGCGTATTATATGGATATGTGCATAATCG ATGACCATCCCCGGGTGCTAACGACGGCCATGATCGTCGGAGGAATCGGGGGCACGGCTGGCTACACTCTCGGTGCCATCGATTGGTCCCAGAACAGTTTCGGAACGGCAATGGGATCGAACGAGGCGGCCGTTTTCCTGTGTGTGGTGATCGTTATGCTGATCGGAGTTCTAGTAACTGTTACAAGCTACCGGGAGGTTTCGCTGCCACAGATGGAAAAGGATGCACTCCTGCGACCGATAACGCAATCGATGTTCGAGGAAGAGAAAAAGCGACAACTAGCTATTTATAGTGTTTCCGGTGTGGTGTTGGAGCCTAGGAAATCTGTGGATGGTTATTCGATAACTGTTGATGAGAAGGAAGAACCATCGATCTCTTGtggaaactttttcaaaaatttgatacacATGCCGAAGTCTTTGGCGATTTTGTACTTGAcacaatttttgtcaatgtttgGATATCTTAGCTACTGCATGTACTTCACTGATTTTGTTGGATCTGCCGTTTTCGAAGGGGATGTGACG gCTCCAACTGGTTCGCCAGGATTGATTTTATATGAGGAAGGTGTCCGATTCGGCTGCTGGGGAATGGCTGTATTCACTGGTTCATGTGCTCTCTATTCTTTGATGAtcgaaaaactgataaaatattttaG TGCTCGATATGTTTATGTCGGTGGAATCCTGGTCTACAGCATTGGGATGCTGCTAATGGCCGTCTTCCGAACCAAATGGATGGTGCTCGCCTGTGGACCCACGGTTGGCATCATGTATGCTACCATCTATTCGATACCGTTTCTGGCCATTTCTCAGTATCACGCCAAAAACTCG TTTGCCATTAAGGATGGAAAATACGCAGAGTCCAACCAGAAACGTGGTTTTGGAACTGATGTATCTATGCTCAGCAGTATGCTGTTTCTGGCTCAG CTTATCCTCGCACTCGGAATCGGCAGTGTCATCGACGCCATCGGGGACACCACGGTAATAATCTACACGGCCAGTTTGTTCTCGTTCTTCGCGGCCATTTCGGCAACACAGGTTCTCTTGATGGATCTTTAA